From a region of the Candidatus Bathyanammoxibius amoris genome:
- a CDS encoding HAD family phosphatase, with product MNAFKMPGDIRAVMLDMDGVVIDGMPYHQRAWKEAFATVAMEVTDTDIYLKEGMDQLETVVELCGGKGVSMSDEDMRKVIDLKNHILNSIFKVRLIPNIKEFLSRLKHLGLKLALVTGTNEDVVDRILHEEKALKDYFDVVVTAATASHKKPDPEPYLKGVELLGIDKEHCLVIENSPAGITSAKRAGLVCLALTTSLPGKHLSEADGIFPGLEEVSRLFD from the coding sequence ATGAACGCTTTTAAGATGCCCGGAGACATAAGGGCCGTTATGCTCGACATGGACGGGGTGGTGATAGACGGTATGCCGTATCACCAGAGGGCGTGGAAAGAGGCATTTGCCACGGTGGCGATGGAGGTCACAGACACCGACATATACCTGAAGGAAGGCATGGACCAACTGGAGACCGTTGTAGAGCTTTGTGGGGGAAAGGGGGTCTCTATGAGCGACGAAGACATGAGAAAGGTAATCGACCTCAAGAACCATATCCTCAATTCCATATTCAAGGTCCGTCTCATCCCCAACATTAAAGAATTTCTCTCCCGGCTTAAACACCTTGGGCTTAAACTGGCGCTTGTAACCGGCACGAATGAGGACGTCGTGGATAGGATTCTTCACGAGGAAAAGGCCTTGAAAGACTACTTTGACGTGGTGGTGACGGCAGCTACCGCCTCGCACAAAAAGCCCGACCCCGAACCCTACCTGAAGGGCGTGGAGCTCTTAGGGATTGACAAAGAACACTGCCTGGTAATAGAGAACTCCCCGGCCGGTATCACGTCCGCCAAGCGGGCGGGTCTCGTGTGCCTGGCCCTGACCACGTCCCTGCCCGGGAAACACCTGAGCGAGGCCGACGGCATCTTTCCGGGCCTGGAAGAGGTTTCAAGGCTTTTTGATTAA
- a CDS encoding dihydroorotase encodes MTQNILIKNGRVIDPSANLDEQVDILIEDGEITGVGADIKPRGDTEVLDARGCIVTPGLVDCHVHLRESGREGEDFLETGKSRETVASGTRAAAKGGYTTVICEPNTTPPIDSPERVDELQERITSTGLVKTYIKASMTRGMRGEELVDVARLSGHPLVKALSEDGNPIIEKELMDEVCRSAAENNLALSCHSEDSGFTLSKRSRRVGFRPGEDFQNEPNFIARDILLAEAHHAQIHISHVSMRDSLDVIRRAKTHGRTRITCEATPHHLLLEDGFRDPLGLRAVVNPPLRPKEDRMALLEALKEGIIDAIASDHAPHREEDKKAGAPGLIGLETTLGLVLTGLVRPGIISLMHAVRMMSTAPSAIFHLNGGSLEKGVAGADVSIIDPGAEWTVDTGKFESLSRNCPFEGWKLHGRSVAVIVGGRIVMRDGELV; translated from the coding sequence ATGACACAAAACATTTTAATCAAAAACGGCCGCGTAATCGACCCCTCCGCCAACCTCGATGAACAGGTGGACATACTGATAGAGGACGGGGAAATCACCGGGGTCGGGGCTGATATAAAACCCCGGGGAGATACCGAGGTGCTGGACGCCCGCGGCTGCATAGTCACCCCGGGTCTGGTTGACTGCCACGTCCACCTGAGGGAGTCAGGCAGGGAGGGGGAGGATTTTTTGGAGACAGGGAAGTCTAGAGAAACCGTCGCAAGCGGCACCCGTGCCGCCGCAAAGGGCGGGTACACCACCGTCATCTGCGAGCCGAACACCACGCCGCCCATAGACTCCCCCGAACGTGTGGACGAACTCCAGGAACGCATAACAAGTACGGGCCTTGTAAAGACTTACATAAAAGCATCAATGACACGGGGCATGCGGGGGGAGGAGCTGGTAGACGTAGCGAGGCTGAGTGGTCACCCGCTGGTAAAGGCCCTGTCCGAGGATGGCAACCCGATAATTGAAAAGGAGCTGATGGATGAGGTCTGCCGGTCTGCCGCCGAGAACAACTTGGCGTTAAGCTGCCACAGTGAAGACTCAGGCTTCACCCTCTCTAAAAGGAGCAGGAGGGTCGGCTTCAGACCTGGAGAGGATTTTCAAAACGAGCCCAATTTCATCGCGCGCGACATCCTTCTGGCGGAGGCGCATCATGCGCAGATACACATCTCGCACGTGAGTATGAGAGATTCTCTGGACGTCATACGCCGGGCGAAGACCCACGGCCGTACACGTATCACGTGTGAAGCAACGCCGCACCACCTTCTCCTTGAAGACGGTTTCAGGGACCCCCTCGGCCTGCGCGCCGTCGTCAACCCTCCGCTACGTCCGAAGGAGGACAGAATGGCCTTACTGGAGGCGCTAAAGGAGGGTATAATAGACGCAATTGCCTCTGACCACGCGCCGCACAGGGAAGAGGACAAGAAGGCCGGCGCCCCCGGCCTTATCGGACTGGAGACCACGCTGGGACTGGTGCTCACAGGGCTTGTGCGGCCGGGTATAATCTCGCTCATGCACGCGGTCAGGATGATGTCAACGGCGCCCTCCGCCATCTTCCACCTGAACGGCGGCTCCCTGGAGAAGGGGGTTGCAGGGGCGGACGTCAGCATAATAGACCCCGGCGCGGAATGGACGGTGGATACCGGTAAATTCGAGTCTCTATCCAGAAACTGCCCCTTCGAGGGATGGAAGCTCCACGGCCGGTCAGTGGCGGTAATAGTCGGCGGGCGGATTGTGATGAGGGACGGGGAACTCGTATAA
- a CDS encoding cyclase family protein translates to MVRNFCFICLGILIVILTLFLWPHSFADNERGLLESVIEGRARVIDLTYPLNGKNPYWPGPRYRPFKYEVISRLETDGVYSGSYSTPEHLGTHVDAPNHFGLNQPSVDQLPLDQLMGPAAVIDIRKQAASDPDYRLSVDDIKKWEAQNGRIPNGAIVLMHSGWGERWADGDRYKNADPSGTLHAPGFSEEAALLLAEERDVKAIGVDTLSVDNGPSKDYPVHHVFNSRGRWMLENLDNVGKLPPKGAMLIVAPIKIEGGSGGQARVWAITP, encoded by the coding sequence GTGGTGAGGAATTTTTGCTTTATATGCCTCGGTATCCTTATCGTAATCCTTACACTGTTCCTGTGGCCGCATTCTTTCGCGGACAATGAACGGGGCCTGCTTGAGTCGGTCATAGAGGGCCGGGCACGGGTGATAGACCTCACGTATCCGTTAAACGGGAAAAACCCTTACTGGCCGGGTCCCCGGTACCGGCCTTTTAAGTACGAGGTGATTTCCAGGCTTGAGACCGATGGGGTATATTCCGGCAGCTACTCCACCCCCGAACACCTGGGCACACACGTGGACGCGCCCAACCACTTCGGACTCAATCAACCGTCCGTGGACCAGTTGCCCCTCGACCAGCTCATGGGTCCCGCCGCGGTAATAGACATACGTAAACAGGCGGCCTCAGACCCGGACTACCGGCTCTCCGTGGACGATATCAAGAAATGGGAGGCGCAAAACGGCCGTATACCGAATGGCGCCATAGTGCTCATGCACTCCGGCTGGGGGGAGAGGTGGGCAGATGGTGACAGGTACAAGAATGCAGACCCCTCCGGAACCCTGCACGCTCCCGGCTTTTCAGAGGAAGCCGCACTCTTACTCGCCGAAGAGAGGGACGTAAAGGCCATCGGGGTTGACACGCTGAGCGTGGACAACGGGCCGTCCAAGGACTACCCCGTGCATCACGTGTTTAATTCCAGGGGCAGGTGGATGCTTGAGAACCTTGACAACGTAGGAAAACTCCCACCCAAAGGAGCCATGCTTATCGTGGCGCCCATAAAGATAGAAGGCGGCTCAGGCGGCCAGGCCCGTGTCTGGGCTATCACCCCTTGA
- a CDS encoding NYN domain-containing protein, whose amino-acid sequence MHIIIDGYNLIFAVPELVEVMDKGKMETAREVLLAALSDYEGKSRQKVTVVFDGRDKEGDEYMAISQKQHHGGVNVIFSKGTTADEDIKDIINSSPNTKNMCIVTSDKSIIQTARSSGCKLAEPGEFYKKITPAPKKGRASTRGEPLVKYREVPEEQVDYWLKVFKAKREKE is encoded by the coding sequence ATGCACATAATAATAGACGGATATAACCTTATCTTTGCCGTTCCTGAACTCGTAGAGGTCATGGACAAAGGGAAAATGGAGACGGCCAGGGAGGTCCTGCTGGCGGCGCTGTCAGATTATGAGGGCAAGAGCCGTCAGAAGGTCACCGTGGTATTCGACGGCAGGGATAAGGAGGGCGATGAATACATGGCCATTTCACAGAAGCAGCACCACGGGGGTGTAAACGTCATCTTCTCAAAGGGTACCACCGCCGATGAGGACATAAAGGATATTATCAACTCCTCGCCCAATACGAAAAATATGTGCATAGTTACCTCGGACAAGAGTATTATCCAAACGGCCAGGTCTTCAGGCTGCAAGCTCGCCGAACCCGGAGAGTTTTATAAAAAGATAACACCGGCCCCCAAAAAAGGGCGCGCCTCGACGCGCGGCGAACCACTGGTTAAGTACCGGGAAGTACCTGAAGAACAGGTGGATTACTGGCTAAAAGTGTTTAAGGCGAAACGGGAAAAGGAATAA
- a CDS encoding VanZ family protein has product MTSDSDHTRIKLLRWLPAIIWAAVIFWCSSRSTSPIPLIPIPHADKGIHFTEFFILCYSICHAQGPSGQNFRRIMWRAVLMTSVYGALDEYHQSFTPERTPEVADWMADTTGAVVAGFVWLTKQGQPSDLSRSDSHVP; this is encoded by the coding sequence GTGACATCAGACTCTGACCATACCCGTATAAAATTGCTGCGCTGGCTCCCCGCCATAATATGGGCCGCCGTCATATTCTGGTGCTCTTCGAGGTCCACCTCTCCCATACCCCTTATACCCATTCCTCATGCGGACAAGGGCATCCACTTCACGGAGTTCTTCATCCTTTGCTACTCGATATGTCATGCGCAGGGGCCATCCGGCCAAAATTTTAGAAGAATCATGTGGCGTGCCGTATTAATGACTTCCGTCTACGGTGCCCTGGACGAATACCACCAGAGCTTCACGCCCGAGAGGACGCCGGAGGTGGCGGACTGGATGGCCGACACCACCGGTGCGGTCGTCGCGGGTTTTGTATGGCTCACAAAGCAAGGTCAACCATCAGACCTCTCCAGGAGTGACAGTCATGTTCCTTAG
- a CDS encoding FxsA family protein, with product MFLRLFLLFTIVPLIELYLLLKLGGYIGAVATVGVVIGTGIAGGLLAKSQGLAVLRQAQGELDLGRIPAESLFDGALILLAATMLITPGLITDCLGLLLLIPWTRRRFKSWLRRKLEEKISRGEIRVYTHFGDFGGDRGSV from the coding sequence ATGTTCCTTAGACTTTTTTTGCTGTTTACAATCGTGCCCCTGATAGAGTTGTATCTTTTGCTCAAATTGGGGGGCTATATCGGCGCCGTTGCCACGGTCGGGGTGGTAATAGGTACGGGGATAGCGGGCGGGCTGCTGGCAAAGAGCCAGGGGCTGGCCGTCCTCCGTCAGGCGCAAGGGGAATTAGACCTGGGGAGGATACCCGCCGAAAGCCTCTTTGACGGGGCACTTATATTGTTAGCAGCCACGATGCTTATCACCCCCGGTCTTATAACCGACTGCCTCGGCCTGTTACTCCTCATACCCTGGACCAGACGGAGGTTCAAATCCTGGCTCAGGAGAAAACTCGAGGAAAAGATCTCGCGCGGCGAAATACGTGTCTATACTCATTTCGGAGACTTTGGTGGTGACAGGGGTTCCGTATGA